Within Xanthomonas oryzae pv. oryzae, the genomic segment TTCAAGATGCCTGCAGTATCCAAAAGTGTCCGCCCGCGCGGGTCTGGCCCCAATGCAACGTCACCATCCCAACTCGATTGCCACGCTGGCCTTCGGACTGGCTAGGCTTATCGCCAGAAGCCTCCCACACTGCCCGTGTTGCGGGGTCTCACCGTACCAACGGATTCGCATTTAGTAACACAGTAGAACTAGGGAACCTCTGAACAACGCACCACAAATGCGAGACACTATTTGTTCGGAATGAGGAGGCATCCATGCAACTGACGTTCGGTGACGCCGAGGGCCTGGGCAAGCGCAAGCAGACCCGGCGCGAGATCTTCCTTGCGGAGATGGAGCGCATCGTGCCGTGGAAGCGACTGCTTGCCCTGATCGAGCCGCACTATCCGGTGTCAGGACGACCGGGTCGGCAGCCGTACGCGCTGGCGACGATGTTGCGGATTCATCTGTTGCAGCAGTGGTATGCGTTGAGCGATCCGGCGATGGAAGAGGCATTGCACGAGATCCCGACCCTGCGGCGTTTTGCCCAGCTCGGCGGCTTGGATAACGTTCCAGACGAGACAACGATTCTCAACTTTCGCCGTTTGCTGGAAACCCACGGCATTGCCGCTCGGATGCTGGAAGCGGTCAACGCCCATTTGTCGCGCAAGGGGCAGAGCCTGCGGTCGGGCACGATCGTCGATGCGACGCTGATCGCTGCGCCCAGTTCGACCAAGAATGCCGATCGTGCGCGCGACCCTGAGATGCATCAGACCAAGAAGGGGGCTCTCTGAAAATTTGAGTGGGTAGGATTTCGGGTGGTTTACCACTGACGCGGGGATTGGGATGACGGCCAAGGTGTTTGAAGCGGCGCTGGGGATCGGCGCGCCGTGGTCGGTAGGCGCGGTCGAGTTCGACGAAGCGACCAAGGTGTTGACGGTGCCGGTGGACTTCAAGCCGGGCACGAGGTTCAAGGTATCGGGCCAAAAGGGGCTGCATCCGGTTCATGACACCGTGGTCAAGACCTACCGGCACCTGAACTTTTTCCAGCACGAGTGCTACCTGAAGGTTCGCACGCCGCGTGTGAAGCTTGGGGACGGATCGGTTCGCCTGGTCGAGCCGGACTTCGCTGGGCGGTTGTCGGGCTTCACGCTGTTGTTCGAGGCGCTGGTGCTGATGTTGTCGCAGCAGATGCCGTTCGCGGCCGTTGCGCGCATCGTGGGCGAGTCGGCGTACCGGTGCATGCAGGTGTGCAACCGCTATGTCGAGATGGCCCTGGAGCAGGCCGACTTCAGCGACGTCACGTCGCTGGCCATCGACGAGACGTCGCGCGCTCGCGGCCACGACTATGTGACCTTGGCTGCCGATGCCCAGGCGCGACGCGTGATCTTCGTGACTGAGGGGCGGGACGCCAAAGCCGTGAAGGCGCTGGCTGACGATCTGGCAGCTCATGGCTGCCCTCCCGAACAGATCACCTCGGTGAGCATCGACATGTCGCCCGCGTTCATCAAGGGCGTAAGCGACCAGTTGCCCAACGCGCAGATCACCTTCGACAAGTTCCACGTTGTCGGACATGCGAACGCGGCCGTGGACAAAACCAGGCGCATCGAGCAGCGCACCGAGAAGTCCCTCAAGGG encodes:
- a CDS encoding ISL3-like element ISXoo13 family transposase, translated to MTAKVFEAALGIGAPWSVGAVEFDEATKVLTVPVDFKPGTRFKVSGQKGLHPVHDTVVKTYRHLNFFQHECYLKVRTPRVKLGDGSVRLVEPDFAGRLSGFTLLFEALVLMLSQQMPFAAVARIVGESAYRCMQVCNRYVEMALEQADFSDVTSLAIDETSRARGHDYVTLAADAQARRVIFVTEGRDAKAVKALADDLAAHGCPPEQITSVSIDMSPAFIKGVSDQLPNAQITFDKFHVVGHANAAVDKTRRIEQRTEKSLKGMRWTLLKDVFSLKPTAGAALHGLITAPKLTRTARAWLYKEQLREALDRKQINVMRERLKHWCVCVMRSKVEAMKEVAALVRRHMDGIVAWAQTRQTNGFLEAINGLLQSAKRRARGFKRLSTIKTVIFLIAGKLDFQTFNPHARQPT